Part of the Malaclemys terrapin pileata isolate rMalTer1 chromosome 17, rMalTer1.hap1, whole genome shotgun sequence genome, TAGATCTTTTATACCTCGATGTATTACTgtaattacaattatttaatcaataaaatgaataaaagcattAAAGTACATCAAAAAACATCACAATGAAACAGAGGATTGCTATGTACAGGGTGGGGGATTGCATGTGAGtgatgttcgtccatcgttatcgatgaagacctcaacaactcattctttcgatgaccgggctctgtacgtccgaagatgactgatcagtccgattcgggcgtggaacgtcctgtcacacgtcgggcagacaggtcatggcactgtcgatgatgtacaagcagctctggccttgcgcagctcacgctttttttcagcctcagcaatacgcctcgcctcagaggtattactgcctgtgtgaatgaggctgcgccatgctggacggttcagtgtgaaggtttcccatgtggcggtgttgatctccaaggacttcaaagaggtcttcagcgtgtTCTTGAACCGCatcttttgtcctccatgggagcgcttaccctgagtgagttctccgtagaagagctgtttaggaataAATTCGTCTGACATTCTCACGCCATGTCcggcccacctggtctgggctctcatcagcaatgtgtgaactgacggcagactggctctagtaaggacatcagtatcaggcactttgtcctgccatctgatttttagaagctttcgcagacaggaaatgtggaagtggttgagccttcgtgcatgactccgatagacagtccacgtctcgcaggcatacagcagagttggaagcaccactgctcggtagaccttcagcttcgttggtaggctgatccctcgaCGTTCCCAAACGCTGGAGCGCAatcggccaaatgcagagctggctttagcaattctgcagtttacttcatcatcgattgacactgctcgggaaagggtacTGCTCAGGTACATGAAGCGGTCCACTGGctgaagtctctgtccatttacaatgatggacggttctgagtacggaacgtggggagctggctggtgcaatacctcagtcttcttgatgttaatggtgagaccgaagttgttgcatgcagttgaaaacttgtccatactggcttgcatttctggctctgtactagcattcagagcacaatcatcggcaaagagaaagtcttgaagtacagtttccttcaccttggtgatggcaTGCAGTCGCCTCAGGATTGAATAGTTTCCTGTCAGTTCTATACTTCATGCCTACTCCTTCAgagcagtgttgaaaggcatcagtcagagtggcagagaatatcatgctgaacaaagtgggtgctaaaacacacccttgcttgacgccgttggtgactgggaaggcctcagatgtttcaccgtcatccaggacacgagccatcataccgtgatgaaattgacgtaccattcgtataaatctgtctggacagccaaatttcgACATGATCCTCCAGAGGCCCTGGCaactgacagagtcaaatgctttcgtgaggtccacaaaagttgtgtagagttcacgattctgctcttgacatttctcctgtagctgacgcacagcgaagatcatgtcaatagtcccacgtcccttgtagaagccacactgtgattctggcagtaagcccttctccaggtgagtgatCAATCGGTTCAACAGAACCCGTGCAAGAACTTTCCCCGCTGTAGAAAGCAGTGAGATTCCACGGTGATTGTCGCATAGCTGGCAATTGCCCTTCCTCTTAGAGAGGTGCAAGATGGATGCGTCTCtaaattcttgtggaatggttccctgcttccagaaggactgaaacagctcagtgaCTTTCCGCAGCAGCACGGGTCCACCAactttgtacacctctgctggtatggcatctgaccctggggctttgccacttgacagctgattgatagctttcttcacttcgtcctcttctggtgaagcatccatTGACTGCAACCTGGGGCATCTTGTCAATGACCTCATCACTGATGACTGAGGGGCGATTGAGAATTActtcaaagtgt contains:
- the LOC128825397 gene encoding LOW QUALITY PROTEIN: uncharacterized protein LOC128825397 (The sequence of the model RefSeq protein was modified relative to this genomic sequence to represent the inferred CDS: deleted 1 base in 1 codon) codes for the protein MTNPEDVKDKFYEELATLLSACFTLPWPAYRGWRGSHKSGRTKTKLRVTPITIGTWNVHTLLDNITADRPERRTALVARELARYNIDIAALSETRLANEGQLSESGGGYTFFWSGRSSDERRESGVGFAIKNHLVWKLASSPKGMNDRLMTMQLPLQKGKQAILISAYVPTMTNPEDVKDKFYEELDTLLWSVHRTDKLILLGDFNARVGCDAAAWEGVIGKNGVGKRNSNGLLLLKTCAAHDLLISKTVFRLPTGNRTSWMYPRSKHWHLIDYVIIRRRDRQDVRVTKTVCGADCWTDHRLIVSKMKVHIMLKRRQQGCKALKRINVSQQDWFDKNDAEIQALLAEKHCLHHAYQNDPSSVAKKTAFINARRTVQNQLRKMRDLWLSVKADEIQAYADRNAYKQFYEALNTLYTEVYKVGGPVLLRKVTELFQSFWKQGTIPQEFRDASILHLSKRKGNCQLCDNHRGISLLSTAGKVLARVLLNRLITHLEKGLLPESQCGFYKGRGTIDMIFAVRQLQEKCQEQNRELYTTFVDLTKAFDSVSCQGLWRIMSKFGCPDRFIRMVRQFHHGMMARVLDDGETSEAFPVTNGVKQGCVLAPTLFSMIFSATLTDAFQHCSEGVGMKYRTDRKLFNLRRLHAITKVKETVLQDFLFADDCALNASTEPEMQASMDKFSTACNNFGLTINIKKTEVLHQPAPHVPYSEPSIIVNGQRLQPVDRFMYLSSTLSRAVSIDDEVNCRIAKASSAFGRLRSSVWERRGISLPTKLKVYRAVVLPTLLYACETWTVYRSHARRLNHFHISCLRKLLKIRWQDKVPDTDVLTRASLPSVHTLLMRAQTRWAGHGVRMSDEFIPKQLFYGELTQGKRSHGGQKMRFKNTLKTSLKSLEINTATWETFTLNRPAWRSLIHTGSNTSEARRIAEAEKKRELRKARAACTSSTVP